In Sardina pilchardus chromosome 10, fSarPil1.1, whole genome shotgun sequence, one genomic interval encodes:
- the ciao2a gene encoding cytosolic iron-sulfur assembly component 2A isoform X1: MEIVTGLTATVSKLLQFSGLSVKNVSGTKNMEEKALEVYDVIRTIRDPEKPNTLEELDVVSEKCIDVHELGDDEYLIIIKFSPTVPHCSLATLIGLCLQVKLQRCLPFKHKLEIYISEGTHSTEEDINKQINDKERVAAAMENPNLREIVEQCVTEPDD; encoded by the exons ATGGAAATTGTAACAGGTCTTACAGCGACAGTGAGCAAGCTATTGCAGTTCTCCGGCTTGTCTGTGAAGAATGTATCTGGGACCAAAAATATGGAAGAAAAGGCATTAGAGGTTTATG ATGTTATCCGTACTATTCGAGATCCAGAGAAACCCAACACTCTGGAGGAGCTAGATGTTGTTTCTGAGAAATGCATTGACGTCCATGAACTTGGAGATGATGAATACCTCATTATCATCAAGTTCTCTCCTACAGTACCCCACTGTTCTCTGGCAACATTGATAG GCCTCTGTCTTCAAGTCAAATTACAACGATGCCTACCATTTAAACACAAG TTGGAAATTTACATTTCTGAAGGAACACATTCAACTGAGGAAGACA TTAACAAACAAATCAATGACAAAGAGAGGGTTGCTGCTGCAATGGAAAACCCTAACCTGCGGGAAATTGTGGAACAGTGTGTTACTGAACCAGATGACTAG
- the ciao2a gene encoding cytosolic iron-sulfur assembly component 2A isoform X2, with protein MGETLSHYQATDIYFGFSVRNCRIAHVIHLLSTTSIDVIRTIRDPEKPNTLEELDVVSEKCIDVHELGDDEYLIIIKFSPTVPHCSLATLIGLCLQVKLQRCLPFKHKLEIYISEGTHSTEEDINKQINDKERVAAAMENPNLREIVEQCVTEPDD; from the exons ATGGGTGAAACGCTGTCACACTATCAGGCTACCGACATTTACTTTGGATTTTCGGTGAGGAACTGCCGTATAGCTCACGTCATTCATCTGCTGTCAACCACTTCAATAG ATGTTATCCGTACTATTCGAGATCCAGAGAAACCCAACACTCTGGAGGAGCTAGATGTTGTTTCTGAGAAATGCATTGACGTCCATGAACTTGGAGATGATGAATACCTCATTATCATCAAGTTCTCTCCTACAGTACCCCACTGTTCTCTGGCAACATTGATAG GCCTCTGTCTTCAAGTCAAATTACAACGATGCCTACCATTTAAACACAAG TTGGAAATTTACATTTCTGAAGGAACACATTCAACTGAGGAAGACA TTAACAAACAAATCAATGACAAAGAGAGGGTTGCTGCTGCAATGGAAAACCCTAACCTGCGGGAAATTGTGGAACAGTGTGTTACTGAACCAGATGACTAG
- the mpi gene encoding mannose-6-phosphate isomerase isoform X1 has translation MEDIRVFPLSCVVQNYAWGKVGMDSEVAKLVTGDDPQAFIKHDQPYAELWMGTHPKGDACIKDNRIPQRTLGQWIAENPACLGSKVKNTFHGQLPFLFKVLSVKTALSIQAHPNKELAVQLHDQFPEHYPDNNHKPEMAIALTRFEGLCGFRPLEEISTFLKAVPEFHTLIGDEASEELQNSAEDPRRAAKALKMCFTRMMTCEKNVFVDQLNMLVKRITDDEETGKDTSGSHGKLLLRLNSQFPGDIGCFSIYFLNHMILEPGQAMFLGASEPHAYLSGDCIECMACSDNTVRAGLTPKYIDVNTLCEMLNYTPGPPDSKIFPCKQCCSDPFVHLYDPAVPDFSVMRIEIPSAVKEYTINPVDSAGILLVISGEATAAVPSSFSDLILRKGSVLFISANEGVSLRVSSTCGMTMYRACCLL, from the exons ATGGAGGATATAAGAG tATTTCCTTTGTCATGTGTGGTACAAAACTACGCCTGGGGAAAAGTTGGAATGGACAGTGAAGTAGCCAAACTGGTTACTGGAGACGATCCTCAGGCGTTTATTAAACATGATCAACCATATGCTGAG CTCTGGATGGGTACGCACCCTAAAGGGGATGCCTGCATCAAAGACAACAGGATACCACAGAGGACTCTTGGTCAGTGGATTGCAGAAAATCCAGCATGCttagggtcaaaggtcaaaaacacCTTTCATGGACAACTGCCGTTTCTTTTTAAAGTCCTGTCTGTGAAAACAGCATTATCAATTCAGGCCCACCCTAACAAA GAGTTGGCTGTCCAGCTACATGACCAGTTTCCTGAGCACTATCCTGACAACAACCATAAGCCTGAGATGGCCATAGCACTAACACGGTTTGAGGGTCTATGTGGCTTTAGGCCACTGGAGGAAATCTCAACTTTTCTGAAAG CTGTTCCAGAGTTTCATACTCTAATAGGAGATGAAGCTTCAGAGGAATTACAGAACAGTGCTGAAGACCCGCGCCGCGCTGCAAAGGCTTTGAAGATGTGCTTCACCAGAATGATGACTTGTGAAAAGAACGTTTTTGTGGATCAGCTCAACATGCTGGTAAAAAGAATCACAGATGATG AAGAAACCGGTAAAGATACATCAGGAAGTCACGGGAAGCTTTTGCTGCGACTAAATTCTCAGTTCCCAGGAGATATAGGATGCTTCTCCATCTACTTTCTCAACCATATGATTCTGGAGCCGGGTCAAGCCATGTTCCTGGGGGCCAGTGAGCCACATGCTTACTTGAGTGGAG ACTGCATTGAGTGCATGGCCTGTTCAGATAATACAGTGCGTGCTGGATTAACCCCCAAATACATTGATGTCAACACACTGTGTGAGATGCTCAACTACACCCCTGGTCCACCTGACTCTAAGATTTTCCCCTGTAAGCAATGCTGCTCAGATCCCTTTGTCCACCTCTATGATCCGGCTGTTCCAGACTTCTCCGTTATGAGGATTGAG ATCCCAAGTGCTGTAAAGGAATACACCATTAACCCAGTGGACAGTGCTGGCATCCTGCTGGTGATCAGTGGTGAGGCAACTGCTGCTGTTCCCTCTTCCTTCTCTGATTTGATCTTGAGAAAAGGTTCTGTCCTTTTCATCTCGGCCAATGAGGGTGTCTCTCTGCGTGTGAGTTCGACATGTGGGATGACAATGTACCGTGCATGCTGTTTATTATAG
- the mpi gene encoding mannose-6-phosphate isomerase isoform X2, which yields MGTHPKGDACIKDNRIPQRTLGQWIAENPACLGSKVKNTFHGQLPFLFKVLSVKTALSIQAHPNKELAVQLHDQFPEHYPDNNHKPEMAIALTRFEGLCGFRPLEEISTFLKAVPEFHTLIGDEASEELQNSAEDPRRAAKALKMCFTRMMTCEKNVFVDQLNMLVKRITDDEETGKDTSGSHGKLLLRLNSQFPGDIGCFSIYFLNHMILEPGQAMFLGASEPHAYLSGDCIECMACSDNTVRAGLTPKYIDVNTLCEMLNYTPGPPDSKIFPCKQCCSDPFVHLYDPAVPDFSVMRIEIPSAVKEYTINPVDSAGILLVISGEATAAVPSSFSDLILRKGSVLFISANEGVSLRVSSTCGMTMYRACCLL from the exons ATGGGTACGCACCCTAAAGGGGATGCCTGCATCAAAGACAACAGGATACCACAGAGGACTCTTGGTCAGTGGATTGCAGAAAATCCAGCATGCttagggtcaaaggtcaaaaacacCTTTCATGGACAACTGCCGTTTCTTTTTAAAGTCCTGTCTGTGAAAACAGCATTATCAATTCAGGCCCACCCTAACAAA GAGTTGGCTGTCCAGCTACATGACCAGTTTCCTGAGCACTATCCTGACAACAACCATAAGCCTGAGATGGCCATAGCACTAACACGGTTTGAGGGTCTATGTGGCTTTAGGCCACTGGAGGAAATCTCAACTTTTCTGAAAG CTGTTCCAGAGTTTCATACTCTAATAGGAGATGAAGCTTCAGAGGAATTACAGAACAGTGCTGAAGACCCGCGCCGCGCTGCAAAGGCTTTGAAGATGTGCTTCACCAGAATGATGACTTGTGAAAAGAACGTTTTTGTGGATCAGCTCAACATGCTGGTAAAAAGAATCACAGATGATG AAGAAACCGGTAAAGATACATCAGGAAGTCACGGGAAGCTTTTGCTGCGACTAAATTCTCAGTTCCCAGGAGATATAGGATGCTTCTCCATCTACTTTCTCAACCATATGATTCTGGAGCCGGGTCAAGCCATGTTCCTGGGGGCCAGTGAGCCACATGCTTACTTGAGTGGAG ACTGCATTGAGTGCATGGCCTGTTCAGATAATACAGTGCGTGCTGGATTAACCCCCAAATACATTGATGTCAACACACTGTGTGAGATGCTCAACTACACCCCTGGTCCACCTGACTCTAAGATTTTCCCCTGTAAGCAATGCTGCTCAGATCCCTTTGTCCACCTCTATGATCCGGCTGTTCCAGACTTCTCCGTTATGAGGATTGAG ATCCCAAGTGCTGTAAAGGAATACACCATTAACCCAGTGGACAGTGCTGGCATCCTGCTGGTGATCAGTGGTGAGGCAACTGCTGCTGTTCCCTCTTCCTTCTCTGATTTGATCTTGAGAAAAGGTTCTGTCCTTTTCATCTCGGCCAATGAGGGTGTCTCTCTGCGTGTGAGTTCGACATGTGGGATGACAATGTACCGTGCATGCTGTTTATTATAG